The proteins below come from a single Archangium lipolyticum genomic window:
- a CDS encoding zf-TFIIB domain-containing protein, with product MLPCPFCAKPMHPTLTGGLLREHCGACGAVWFEGGTLAKVLGTPTAEALVEQARGKPGQCKGCQGTLEYVPSCPACGTSAPSCPRCGTSPLAMTTVTVAKEAEVAVDVCTRCQGVALDPGELEVLQQAAEAERETWLEEMHEGPKVLETTASTCAGCGRPLKPQHAFTWEERTWCGSCAPAGASPVEIRLTPRTPNGGLDADLSDLYQSGRTGMALEVVGDAVSSAFSWLFSKLLR from the coding sequence ATGCTCCCCTGCCCCTTCTGCGCCAAGCCCATGCACCCCACCCTCACGGGAGGACTCCTGCGCGAACACTGTGGCGCGTGCGGAGCCGTCTGGTTCGAGGGCGGCACCCTGGCCAAGGTGCTGGGTACCCCGACGGCCGAGGCGCTGGTGGAGCAGGCGCGCGGCAAGCCGGGTCAATGCAAGGGCTGTCAGGGGACGTTGGAGTACGTCCCGAGCTGCCCGGCCTGTGGGACGAGCGCGCCGAGCTGCCCTCGTTGTGGCACGTCACCGCTGGCGATGACGACGGTGACCGTGGCCAAGGAGGCGGAGGTCGCGGTGGACGTGTGCACCCGCTGCCAGGGGGTGGCGCTGGACCCCGGCGAGCTGGAGGTGCTTCAGCAGGCGGCGGAGGCGGAGCGCGAGACCTGGCTCGAGGAGATGCACGAGGGCCCCAAGGTCCTGGAGACCACGGCCTCCACCTGCGCCGGCTGTGGACGCCCGCTGAAGCCGCAGCACGCCTTCACGTGGGAAGAGCGGACATGGTGCGGAAGCTGCGCGCCCGCCGGAGCGAGCCCGGTGGAGATCCGGCTCACACCTCGCACCCCGAACGGCGGGCTCGACGCGGATCTCTCCGACCTGTACCAGTCGGGCCGCACGGGCATGGCCCTGGAGGTGGTGGGCGACGCCGTGAGCTCCGCCTTCTCCTGGCTCTTCTCGAAGCTGTTGCGTTGA
- the lnt gene encoding apolipoprotein N-acyltransferase codes for MSASAVRSRHLAALLLGVAGSTGLMWLFGSLEARWVALGWLAFVPWLWVLDRAGSRREAVLAGAALSLSFTAAIFGWFPGALQSYSGAPLALCWLALLVLAPFMELQFITFALARHHLRKAPQEGPLAFWRVALTGALVYVGTEWLSPKLFAETLGQGLYASESLRQGADIAGAHGLTLLLLLGNECVLAAGRALVAHGPRAGFRRAMAPLAGLAVLVLGGFGYGQFRYRQVAGHEAQEPELVVGVVQANITKYEKLAAEMGMYDVVRMVLDTHYQLSDELLQNRKLDLLVWPETVYPTTFGTPKSEVGAEFDAELSAFVTQRRVPLLFGTYDLEQQREYNAAMLLGPGRDGTLARSAYRKTMLFPLTEWVPEAIDSPWLRERLPWTGYWKRGPGPQTLKLPLREGRSLTLAPLICYESIFPSYVAEEARRGAELILTLSNDSWFSGTPAPKLHLMHAAFRSIETRLPQVRVTNSGISALISPTGEVLTEVPDDHRASLAVTVPPAPRLSTLMVAWGDWLGPTALLLSAVLLLAPSRLARRGA; via the coding sequence ATGAGCGCGAGCGCGGTCCGCTCGCGGCACCTGGCGGCCCTGCTGCTCGGTGTCGCGGGCTCCACCGGCCTCATGTGGCTGTTCGGAAGCCTGGAGGCACGGTGGGTGGCGCTCGGCTGGCTCGCGTTCGTTCCCTGGTTGTGGGTGCTGGATCGAGCCGGCTCCCGGCGTGAGGCCGTGCTCGCGGGCGCGGCGCTCTCCCTGTCCTTCACCGCCGCCATCTTCGGCTGGTTCCCCGGGGCGCTCCAGAGCTACTCCGGGGCGCCCCTGGCACTGTGCTGGCTCGCCCTGCTGGTGCTGGCACCCTTCATGGAGCTCCAGTTCATCACCTTCGCGCTGGCACGCCACCACCTGCGCAAGGCGCCCCAGGAGGGCCCGCTGGCCTTCTGGCGCGTCGCGCTCACGGGCGCGCTCGTGTACGTGGGCACCGAGTGGCTGAGCCCCAAGCTCTTCGCGGAGACGCTCGGCCAGGGCCTCTACGCCTCCGAATCCCTGCGGCAGGGCGCCGACATCGCTGGAGCGCACGGGCTCACGCTCCTCCTCCTCCTTGGCAACGAGTGCGTGCTCGCGGCGGGCCGAGCACTCGTGGCCCACGGTCCACGAGCCGGTTTCCGGCGTGCGATGGCACCCCTGGCCGGATTGGCGGTGCTCGTGCTGGGCGGATTCGGGTACGGGCAGTTCCGCTACCGGCAGGTGGCCGGGCACGAGGCCCAGGAGCCGGAGCTCGTGGTGGGCGTCGTGCAGGCGAACATCACGAAGTACGAGAAGCTCGCGGCGGAGATGGGTATGTACGACGTGGTCCGGATGGTCCTGGACACGCACTACCAGCTCTCGGACGAGCTGCTCCAGAACCGGAAGCTGGACCTGCTCGTCTGGCCCGAGACGGTGTACCCGACGACCTTCGGCACGCCGAAGAGCGAGGTGGGCGCCGAGTTCGACGCGGAGCTCTCCGCGTTCGTCACGCAGCGCCGGGTGCCGCTCCTCTTCGGCACGTATGATCTGGAACAGCAGCGCGAGTACAACGCCGCCATGCTCCTGGGTCCCGGGCGCGATGGAACGCTGGCGCGCTCGGCGTACCGCAAGACGATGCTCTTCCCGCTGACGGAGTGGGTGCCCGAGGCGATCGACTCGCCGTGGCTGCGCGAGCGGTTGCCCTGGACGGGCTACTGGAAGCGCGGCCCCGGTCCCCAGACCCTGAAACTCCCGCTGCGCGAGGGCCGGTCACTCACCCTCGCGCCGCTCATCTGCTACGAGTCCATCTTCCCCAGCTACGTCGCCGAGGAGGCCCGGCGCGGCGCCGAGCTGATCCTGACGCTGTCCAACGACTCGTGGTTCTCGGGGACACCCGCGCCGAAGCTGCACCTGATGCACGCGGCGTTTCGCAGCATCGAGACGCGGCTGCCACAGGTGCGCGTCACCAACTCGGGTATCTCCGCCCTCATCAGCCCCACGGGCGAGGTGCTCACCGAGGTGCCGGACGACCACCGCGCGAGCCTGGCCGTGACGGTGCCTCCCGCTCCGCGCCTGTCCACATTGATGGTGGCCTGGGGAGACTGGCTGGGACCCACCGCCCTGCTGTTGAGCGCGGTGCTCCTGCTCGCGCCCTCGCGGCTGGCACGGCGGGGCGCGTAG
- a CDS encoding ABC-F family ATP-binding cassette domain-containing protein, with protein MSLAIAQDICLSYGKKVLFDNESFTIGPKDRVGLVGANGTGKSSLMKILAGAQHPDSGTITYRRKARIGYLPQELAGLPEGSVVDAVMSTVPGRDALEARLRDTEAALGNAASEEEQLELAQTLADLHTELDHFEDHYGRHHAERILKGLGFREADLAKPTGALSGGWRMRAALAGLLLQDPDLLLMDEPTNHLDVPTLAWFDGFLKRSNKALVLISHDRDFLNRQVGRILSLEMEGLRSYVGNYDMYKRQRAEEMVQLKAQAERVEARKAELQAFIDRFGAKATKARQAQSRAKMLEKMEDVQVLEERSTVHFRFPEVERSGRDVVLLEGIQKRYGENVVYSGLEARVERGQRIAVVGANGAGKTTLLKIIAGELVPDGGTVKLGHNVVMGYYAQHHADKLDKRNTIIEEVRPLAADKPESFVRGVLGSFLFSGDDVDKPIGVLSGGERARVALAKLLLVPSNLLLMDEPTNHLDLDSTEMLIEALKGYGGTLLFVSHNRSFVNGLSSHVWDVVGGKVETHPGNLDDYLYHQEQKRLAEEAAGLGEKQTEKTSTAGLTEKDRKRMEAEARQKRSAVEGPIKKEIAKIEEAISKLETAQKEREAQLADPALYNDFAKAKPLMDTHREGKEQLEQLYAQWEAAQEKLAAASASL; from the coding sequence ATGAGCCTCGCCATCGCCCAGGACATCTGCCTCTCCTACGGGAAGAAGGTTCTCTTCGACAACGAAAGCTTCACCATCGGCCCCAAGGATCGCGTGGGCCTGGTGGGAGCCAACGGCACGGGCAAGAGCTCGTTGATGAAGATCCTCGCCGGGGCCCAGCACCCGGACTCGGGCACCATCACCTACAGGCGCAAGGCGCGCATCGGCTACCTGCCCCAGGAGCTGGCGGGCCTGCCGGAGGGCTCGGTGGTGGACGCGGTGATGAGCACCGTGCCCGGCCGCGACGCGCTGGAGGCGCGCCTGCGGGACACCGAGGCGGCGCTCGGCAACGCGGCCAGCGAGGAGGAGCAGCTGGAGCTGGCCCAGACGCTGGCGGACCTGCACACGGAGCTGGACCACTTCGAGGACCACTACGGCCGGCACCACGCCGAGCGCATCCTCAAGGGCCTGGGCTTCCGGGAGGCGGATCTGGCCAAGCCCACGGGCGCGCTGAGCGGCGGTTGGCGGATGCGCGCGGCGCTGGCGGGCCTGCTGCTGCAGGATCCGGATCTGCTGCTGATGGACGAGCCCACCAACCACCTGGACGTGCCGACGCTGGCGTGGTTCGACGGCTTCCTGAAGCGCTCGAACAAGGCGCTGGTCCTCATCTCGCACGACCGGGACTTCCTCAACCGGCAGGTGGGGCGGATCCTCTCGCTGGAGATGGAAGGGCTGCGCTCGTACGTCGGCAACTACGACATGTACAAGCGGCAGCGGGCCGAGGAGATGGTGCAGCTCAAGGCCCAGGCCGAGCGCGTGGAGGCGCGCAAGGCGGAGCTCCAGGCCTTCATCGACCGCTTCGGCGCCAAGGCCACCAAGGCGCGGCAGGCGCAGAGCCGCGCGAAGATGCTGGAGAAGATGGAGGACGTGCAGGTGCTCGAGGAGCGCTCCACGGTGCACTTCCGCTTCCCGGAGGTGGAGCGCTCGGGCCGCGACGTGGTGCTGCTGGAGGGCATCCAGAAGCGCTACGGGGAGAACGTGGTGTACTCGGGCCTGGAGGCGCGGGTGGAGCGCGGGCAGCGCATCGCCGTGGTGGGCGCGAACGGCGCGGGCAAGACGACGCTCCTGAAGATCATCGCGGGCGAGCTGGTGCCGGACGGCGGCACGGTGAAGCTCGGGCACAACGTGGTGATGGGGTATTACGCCCAGCACCACGCGGACAAGCTGGACAAGCGCAACACCATCATCGAGGAAGTGCGCCCGCTGGCGGCGGACAAGCCGGAGAGCTTCGTGCGCGGGGTGCTCGGGTCGTTCCTGTTCTCGGGGGACGACGTGGACAAGCCCATCGGCGTGCTGAGCGGAGGAGAGCGGGCGCGCGTGGCGCTGGCGAAGCTGCTGCTGGTGCCCTCCAACCTGCTGCTGATGGACGAGCCGACGAACCACCTGGACCTGGACTCGACGGAGATGCTGATCGAGGCGCTCAAGGGGTACGGGGGCACGCTGCTCTTCGTCTCGCACAACCGGAGCTTCGTGAACGGGCTGTCCTCGCACGTCTGGGACGTGGTGGGGGGCAAGGTGGAGACGCACCCGGGCAACCTGGACGACTACCTCTACCACCAGGAGCAGAAGCGGCTGGCGGAGGAGGCCGCGGGGCTGGGCGAGAAGCAGACGGAGAAGACGTCCACGGCGGGCCTGACCGAGAAGGACCGCAAGCGGATGGAGGCCGAGGCGCGGCAGAAGCGCAGCGCCGTGGAGGGCCCCATCAAGAAGGAGATCGCGAAGATCGAGGAGGCGATCTCCAAGCTGGAGACGGCGCAGAAGGAGCGCGAGGCCCAGCTGGCGGACCCGGCGCTCTACAACGACTTCGCGAAGGCCAAGCCGCTGATGGACACGCACCGGGAGGGCAAGGAGCAGCTGGAGCAGCTCTATGCCCAGTGGGAGGCGGCGCAGGAGAAGCTGGCCGCGGCCTCCGCCTCGCTTTGA
- a CDS encoding AAA family ATPase yields the protein MARTKKAAGGLTGGMDSFLRSVTIRRESVPDLGKYPFNIPSVRGLETLDFHPQVTFFVGENGSGKSTLVEGIAVAAGFNAEGGSRNFNFATRRSESDLHKYLRLARGTRRPKTGYFLRAESFFNVATEIENNPDAMAGHGLVRHHELSHGEAFMALIQKRFWANGLYILDEPEAALSPQRQLALLRSIHDLVHEDCQFVISTHSPLLMAYPNARIYHLSEKGISEVAYEQTEHYALTRDFLLNREAYLRRLLD from the coding sequence ATGGCACGCACGAAGAAGGCAGCGGGTGGGCTCACGGGCGGGATGGACTCCTTCTTGCGCTCCGTGACGATCAGGCGCGAGTCCGTGCCGGACCTCGGAAAGTATCCCTTCAACATCCCGTCGGTCCGCGGCCTGGAGACGCTGGACTTCCACCCCCAGGTCACGTTCTTCGTGGGCGAGAACGGCAGCGGAAAGTCCACCCTGGTGGAAGGGATCGCGGTGGCCGCGGGCTTCAACGCGGAGGGCGGGAGCCGCAACTTCAACTTCGCCACGAGGCGCTCGGAGTCCGACCTCCACAAGTACCTACGGCTCGCCCGAGGAACCCGCAGGCCGAAGACCGGCTACTTCCTGCGCGCGGAGAGCTTCTTCAACGTCGCGACGGAGATCGAGAACAACCCCGATGCCATGGCGGGTCACGGTCTCGTCCGCCACCATGAGCTCTCCCACGGCGAGGCCTTCATGGCGCTGATCCAGAAGCGCTTCTGGGCCAACGGGCTGTACATCCTCGACGAGCCGGAGGCCGCGCTCTCACCGCAGCGCCAGCTCGCCCTGCTCCGCTCCATCCACGATCTGGTGCACGAGGACTGCCAGTTCGTGATCTCGACGCACTCGCCGCTGCTGATGGCCTACCCGAACGCTCGCATCTACCACCTGTCGGAGAAGGGCATCTCCGAGGTGGCCTACGAGCAGACAGAACACTACGCCCTCACGCGAGACTTCCTCCTGAACCGCGAGGCCTACCTGCGCCGGCTGCTCGACTGA